In the genome of Methanomassiliicoccales archaeon, one region contains:
- a CDS encoding biotin--[acetyl-CoA-carboxylase] ligase, whose product MLIGRKVLVKDEVTSTNEVARSLALEGEPEGTVVTAVRQSGGKGRMGRQWESPEGGVYLSVILRPELPASDLTLLTVMSCLPVAQAIEEACHSVPTIKWPNDVKLKGRKVAGVLVEACYRGGEPRFLILGIGINLNTEPGHLRSPEAGSVADLCGNNLDQEHFMNVLLFKLDDMYAKFRKGDRDLSLYERYSESLGKEVEVRLGDQHVKGKAMHLDADGSLVLRSDDGMIYRATSIHDVITLDRGQVRFETGNVH is encoded by the coding sequence ATGCTGATAGGCCGCAAGGTACTGGTGAAAGATGAGGTGACCTCCACCAACGAGGTCGCCAGGTCCCTGGCCCTGGAAGGTGAGCCAGAGGGGACCGTGGTCACGGCCGTCCGCCAGAGCGGAGGGAAAGGGAGGATGGGCCGCCAATGGGAATCACCTGAGGGCGGGGTCTATCTCTCGGTGATCCTGCGGCCAGAGCTACCGGCCTCCGACCTTACATTACTAACGGTGATGTCCTGCCTGCCAGTGGCCCAGGCCATCGAGGAGGCCTGCCATTCCGTCCCGACCATCAAATGGCCGAACGACGTGAAGCTCAAGGGCCGCAAGGTCGCCGGGGTCTTGGTGGAAGCGTGCTACCGCGGCGGCGAGCCGCGATTTCTGATATTGGGCATAGGGATCAACCTGAACACTGAACCTGGGCATCTCAGATCGCCGGAGGCGGGCAGCGTGGCCGACCTTTGCGGCAATAACCTGGACCAGGAACATTTCATGAACGTGTTGTTGTTCAAACTGGATGACATGTACGCCAAGTTCAGAAAGGGCGACCGGGACCTCTCCCTGTACGAAAGGTACAGCGAGTCCCTGGGCAAGGAGGTCGAGGTGAGGTTGGGGGACCAACACGTCAAAGGTAAGGCGATGCACCTGGATGCCGATGGGTCCCTGGTGCTGAGGTCCGATGACGGGATGATATATCGAGCGACCTCCATACACGACGTGATCACATTGGACCGCGGACAGGTACGATTTGAAACGGGTAACGTTCATTAG
- a CDS encoding PadR family transcriptional regulator produces MMGKPHMYKGNRISPSQLIMLIKLADRPMYGYELIKALREDYQGVWDPQTGAVYPALRRLQEHGLLSVRNAEGKDHYSLTPEGEGWLDETLATMTSGILFMARTMTVMGRAYLERKGAVENFIPLDERSPEERLKHLQEVRDAVQNNLRVLDLYIAELEKELKQ; encoded by the coding sequence ATGATGGGGAAACCGCACATGTACAAGGGCAACCGGATCAGCCCGTCGCAGCTGATAATGCTGATCAAGCTGGCGGACCGGCCCATGTACGGATACGAGTTGATCAAGGCGCTGCGTGAGGATTATCAAGGAGTATGGGACCCCCAGACCGGAGCGGTGTATCCAGCCCTGCGGCGCCTGCAGGAGCACGGGCTGCTGTCGGTGAGGAACGCGGAGGGCAAGGACCATTACTCCCTCACCCCGGAAGGCGAGGGATGGCTGGACGAGACGCTGGCCACCATGACCTCCGGGATACTGTTCATGGCCCGCACCATGACAGTGATGGGAAGGGCTTACTTGGAGCGGAAGGGGGCGGTGGAGAACTTCATCCCCCTGGACGAGAGGTCCCCTGAAGAACGGCTCAAGCATCTCCAGGAGGTCCGTGACGCCGTGCAGAACAACCTCCGGGTGCTC